Proteins encoded together in one Desulfosporosinus meridiei DSM 13257 window:
- a CDS encoding 4Fe-4S dicluster domain-containing protein, whose product MSKLTPQEISEKVREAGVVGAGGAGFPTHVKLSAQAEIVIVNAAECEPLLKTDQQLAARYPEELIKGLTLAMESTGAPKGIIALKAKYKEAIIALTPYVQTRDNLEIVIMPDIYPAGDEVITIWLTTGRRVPPGGIPLNIGVVVNNVQTLINVAKAAEGTPVTTRTLTVTGAVKNPITVTVPIGTSIRDVLELAGGEQGDLAYINGGPMMGSLISDLSAPVTKTTGGLIALPKGHMLIERKGMTVDSILRIAKTVCEQCSFCTDLCPRHLIGHELPPHKLIRAVNYQKVGDPSLVTSALTCSECGVCEAYACPVGISPLRVNIALKAELRAQGIKYQGELGKVDPMAQHRLVPSARLMDRLRLRPWYKEAPLSLDKYEPAEVSLKLQQHIGAAAVPVVQVGDRVRVGQLIGDIPEGALGAKLHASLEGTVTQVTPQAITIGKGGAAK is encoded by the coding sequence ATGAGTAAATTAACCCCTCAAGAAATCAGCGAGAAAGTTCGAGAGGCAGGGGTTGTGGGAGCAGGGGGCGCCGGATTTCCCACCCATGTCAAACTCTCGGCCCAGGCCGAAATAGTGATTGTCAATGCGGCGGAATGTGAGCCCTTACTGAAAACCGACCAACAACTGGCCGCCCGCTATCCCGAAGAACTCATTAAGGGTTTAACCTTAGCTATGGAATCGACGGGAGCCCCAAAAGGGATCATCGCTTTAAAAGCCAAATATAAAGAAGCCATCATCGCTTTAACCCCCTATGTTCAAACCCGAGATAACCTAGAGATCGTGATTATGCCGGATATCTATCCGGCGGGAGACGAAGTCATCACCATCTGGTTAACCACGGGACGGCGAGTACCACCGGGGGGAATCCCCTTAAACATCGGCGTTGTGGTCAACAACGTCCAGACCCTGATCAATGTGGCCAAAGCCGCCGAGGGAACCCCCGTCACCACCCGAACCCTCACCGTTACAGGGGCCGTAAAAAACCCGATTACCGTCACTGTGCCGATTGGAACCTCCATCCGAGACGTCCTGGAACTGGCGGGCGGAGAACAAGGAGACTTAGCCTATATTAATGGAGGGCCGATGATGGGCAGCCTCATCAGCGACCTCTCAGCCCCGGTCACTAAAACCACCGGCGGACTGATAGCCCTACCCAAGGGTCATATGCTCATCGAACGCAAAGGAATGACCGTGGACAGCATCTTGCGCATTGCCAAAACCGTCTGCGAACAGTGCAGCTTCTGTACGGATCTTTGCCCCAGACATCTGATCGGTCACGAACTCCCGCCTCATAAACTGATTCGGGCGGTAAACTACCAAAAGGTGGGAGACCCGAGCCTGGTCACCAGTGCGCTAACCTGCTCGGAATGCGGGGTTTGTGAAGCCTATGCCTGTCCGGTGGGAATCTCCCCCCTCAGAGTCAATATCGCCTTAAAAGCAGAGCTTAGAGCCCAGGGCATCAAGTATCAGGGAGAGCTGGGCAAAGTTGACCCCATGGCTCAACACCGCTTAGTGCCTTCCGCCCGCCTCATGGATCGCTTGAGACTAAGACCTTGGTACAAAGAAGCCCCCTTATCCTTAGATAAGTATGAACCGGCCGAAGTCAGCCTCAAACTGCAGCAGCATATCGGAGCCGCCGCCGTCCCGGTTGTCCAGGTCGGAGACAGAGTTCGAGTGGGACAGCTCATCGGTGACATTCCGGAAGGAGCCCTCGGTGCCAAGCTTCATGCCAGCCTTGAGGGAACCGTGACTCAAGTTACGCCCCAAGCCATAACGATAGGGAAAGGTGGTGCAGCCAAATGA
- a CDS encoding BMC domain-containing protein yields MIHAIGLVETTSIAQGIECADIMSKTADVTILVAKTICPGKYIVMVSGDVSGVQQSVNAGVDLGAETVVDSFVIPNVHPSILPAIGRANALKDIKALGIIETFTVASLIEAADAAVKAGDVEPLLLHLAFGIGGKSYTLLTGEVASVKAAVEEGSTLASDKGLLIRQVVIPRPAKQLVESLL; encoded by the coding sequence ATGATCCATGCCATAGGGCTGGTGGAAACAACCAGTATAGCCCAAGGGATAGAGTGCGCCGATATCATGAGCAAAACAGCGGATGTAACTATTTTGGTCGCCAAAACCATCTGCCCTGGAAAATACATCGTCATGGTCAGCGGGGATGTCTCCGGAGTCCAGCAGTCCGTGAACGCCGGAGTCGACTTAGGAGCAGAGACCGTGGTGGATTCCTTTGTCATTCCCAATGTCCATCCCTCAATCCTGCCCGCCATCGGGAGAGCGAACGCTCTAAAGGATATTAAGGCCTTAGGCATCATAGAAACCTTTACCGTTGCCTCCCTCATCGAAGCGGCGGATGCGGCAGTTAAAGCCGGAGATGTGGAGCCGCTGCTCTTACATCTGGCTTTTGGAATCGGGGGTAAAAGCTACACCCTCCTCACCGGAGAAGTCGCTTCCGTTAAAGCCGCTGTGGAAGAAGGAAGCACCCTGGCCAGTGATAAAGGACTTCTCATCCGCCAAGTTGTGATCCCCAGACCCGCGAAGCAGCTTGTTGAAAGTCTGCTCTAA
- a CDS encoding EutN/CcmL family microcompartment protein: MILARVIGNVWSTRKEESLRGLKFLVVQPVTLSYQEDGTPKLREFGNSLIAADQIGAGEDEIVMIASGSSARQGLANNNIPIDATIVGIIDKETFEA, from the coding sequence ATGATCCTAGCCCGAGTCATCGGAAATGTCTGGTCGACCCGCAAAGAAGAATCCCTGCGCGGTCTAAAATTCCTGGTCGTCCAACCCGTGACCCTCTCTTACCAGGAGGACGGAACCCCTAAGCTCAGGGAGTTCGGGAATTCCCTCATTGCCGCCGACCAAATCGGAGCCGGCGAGGATGAAATCGTCATGATCGCCAGCGGATCCTCCGCCCGCCAAGGCTTAGCCAATAACAACATCCCTATCGATGCCACCATCGTCGGCATCATCGATAAAGAAACCTTTGAAGCGTAA
- a CDS encoding alpha/beta-type small acid-soluble spore protein, whose amino-acid sequence MSGERSTNTPAAQGASQQLDQFKYEVASEMGLQLGGDRTSRENGSVGGQMTKRMIQFAEEHLKNGNRI is encoded by the coding sequence ATGTCAGGAGAAAGAAGTACAAATACACCAGCAGCTCAAGGGGCTTCTCAGCAATTAGATCAATTCAAATATGAGGTAGCCAGCGAAATGGGTCTTCAATTAGGCGGTGATCGAACAAGCCGTGAAAATGGCTCTGTCGGCGGTCAAATGACTAAGCGTATGATCCAATTTGCAGAGGAACATCTTAAAAACGGCAACAGGATCTAA
- a CDS encoding cupin domain-containing protein yields the protein MGRFISAAVLRDMAKLGKNIVLEEDSVLTPSAKDLAKELGITISKGREEIIGHNVVGQAGVQLINSESGVKAVSVSSGTEVTNTKDTDLKKAVQKILGEVLKPACANPKATHVKGETVVIQPFPEAPPGQKVGLVDVIDSRVGNLASGFMTFDHSRLPWFLNYDEVDYVIEGEFVLEVGGQVFRAKAGDVLYIPKGSQVVFSSPTFCKVFYCTYPANWAEFCD from the coding sequence ATGGGACGATTTATCTCGGCAGCCGTTCTGCGGGATATGGCCAAATTAGGGAAAAATATCGTTTTAGAAGAAGACAGTGTCCTAACCCCATCCGCCAAGGATCTTGCTAAAGAACTGGGAATTACCATTAGCAAAGGCAGAGAAGAAATTATCGGCCACAATGTTGTAGGGCAAGCAGGAGTACAACTGATTAATTCTGAGTCCGGGGTTAAAGCGGTTAGTGTTTCCTCTGGCACAGAAGTAACAAACACCAAGGATACCGACCTAAAAAAAGCCGTCCAGAAGATTCTGGGAGAGGTTCTTAAACCCGCCTGTGCAAACCCGAAAGCGACCCATGTCAAAGGAGAAACGGTTGTGATTCAGCCATTTCCGGAAGCGCCTCCCGGACAAAAAGTAGGTCTGGTAGACGTGATTGATTCTCGGGTGGGCAATCTGGCCTCAGGGTTTATGACCTTTGATCATTCTAGGCTGCCATGGTTCTTAAACTATGATGAAGTTGATTACGTCATCGAAGGGGAGTTTGTCCTGGAAGTTGGAGGGCAAGTCTTCCGTGCTAAGGCTGGAGATGTGTTGTACATTCCTAAGGGAAGTCAGGTCGTCTTTTCCTCGCCAACGTTTTGTAAAGTTTTCTATTGTACCTATCCGGCTAACTGGGCTGAGTTTTGCGATTAA